One stretch of Streptomyces sp. NBC_00443 DNA includes these proteins:
- a CDS encoding ABC transporter ATP-binding protein: MTPPPGSLLAAQELRKAYGPTLALDGAEFSIHPGEVVAVMGPSGSGKSTLLHCLAGIVPPDSGSITYNGRELATMGDAQRSALRRSEFGFVFQFGQLVPELTCVENVALPLRLNGTSRKEAEKAALTWMERLEVDDLRKKRPGEVSGGQGQRVAVARSLVTNPRVLFADEPTGALDSLNGERVMELLTDAARSTNAAVVLVTHEARVAAYSDREIVVRDGKSRDMERVV, encoded by the coding sequence GTGACTCCTCCTCCCGGTTCCCTGCTCGCGGCCCAGGAGCTGCGCAAGGCCTACGGCCCGACCCTCGCGCTCGACGGGGCCGAGTTCTCCATCCACCCCGGCGAGGTCGTCGCCGTCATGGGGCCGTCCGGCTCCGGCAAGTCGACGTTGCTGCACTGTCTCGCCGGGATCGTGCCGCCCGACTCGGGTTCCATCACCTACAACGGCCGTGAACTGGCCACCATGGGCGACGCCCAGCGCAGTGCCCTGCGGCGCTCGGAGTTCGGGTTCGTCTTCCAGTTCGGGCAGTTGGTGCCGGAGCTGACCTGCGTCGAGAACGTCGCCCTTCCGCTGCGGCTGAACGGAACCTCCCGCAAGGAGGCCGAGAAGGCGGCACTCACCTGGATGGAGCGGCTGGAGGTCGACGACCTGCGCAAGAAGCGGCCCGGTGAGGTCTCCGGCGGTCAGGGGCAGCGCGTCGCCGTCGCCCGGTCCCTGGTCACCAACCCGCGCGTGCTGTTCGCCGACGAGCCGACCGGCGCGCTCGACTCCCTCAACGGCGAGCGTGTGATGGAGCTGCTGACGGACGCCGCCCGCTCGACCAACGCCGCCGTCGTCCTCGTCACGCACGAGGCGCGGGTCGCCGCCTACTCCGACCGCGAGATCGTCGTACGGGACGGCAAGTCCCGGGACATGGAGCGCGTCGTATGA
- a CDS encoding ABC transporter permease, with product MSAAGQWAKDLGMGVRFAFAGGREGWVRALLTAVGVGLGVALLLLTTAIPSALSERDRRGSSRDDFTYSGTVLPKADDTLIIASADTEYRGDDVRGRLLEPEGALAPLPPGVDEFPAKGEMIASPALQKLLKSDSGKLLRERIPYRVTGTIDQPGLIGPAELAYYAGGSGLADQMSGGTVERIDYFGPSAGMADDPLDPILILLIMIIFVVLLLPVGVFIAAAVRFGGERRDRRLAALRLVGADGRMARRVAGGEALAGALLGLVLGTGFFLAGRHLATLLKVRDISVFPSDLNPSIALALLVAVAVPAAAVLVTLFALRGVVIEPLGVVRTTKPPRRRLWWRLLLPVGGLALLYPMVGQGNDNGNFNEWMVIGGTVLLLVGVTTLLPWLVEAVVARLNSGSVSWQLAVRRLQLSSGSAARMVNGIAVAVAGAIALQMLFAGVEGDYTEQTGNDLNRAQMTISVHGDVPLNDVARQLGETEGVRQASALSLGTLGEKAKEPDNSLEMAVGSCAELREVARLKSCRDGDTFRIVGAEYDDGSKELVKAGGTLYFDPLYSGSTSHTVAWKVPSGVRTAATREDPTGYERGGLLFTPGALPEGAEAGLVQRVFLSLDPSVPDAADFARNTAARMDPLADVFTLAANRESLEFRSIRNGLFVGATCVLLLIGASLLVSQLEQLRERKKLLSSLVAFGTRRRTLSLSVLWQTAIPIALGLLLASTVGLILGAVLLKMTGATVTVDWASVLAMTGIGAGVVLTVTLLSLPPLLRLMRPDGLRTE from the coding sequence ATGAGTGCCGCTGGTCAGTGGGCCAAGGATCTGGGCATGGGCGTCCGGTTCGCCTTCGCCGGCGGACGCGAGGGATGGGTCCGGGCCCTGCTGACGGCCGTCGGGGTGGGGCTCGGTGTGGCGTTGCTGCTGCTGACGACCGCGATCCCGAGCGCGCTGTCCGAGCGTGACCGGCGCGGCAGCTCCCGGGACGACTTCACGTACAGCGGGACGGTGCTGCCGAAGGCGGACGACACGCTGATCATCGCCAGTGCCGACACGGAGTACCGCGGTGACGACGTACGGGGCCGGCTCCTGGAGCCGGAGGGTGCGCTGGCGCCGCTGCCGCCGGGCGTGGACGAGTTCCCCGCGAAGGGCGAGATGATCGCCTCGCCCGCGCTGCAGAAGCTGCTGAAGTCCGACTCCGGCAAGCTGCTGCGCGAACGCATCCCCTACCGGGTCACCGGCACCATCGATCAGCCCGGGCTGATCGGGCCCGCCGAACTCGCCTACTACGCGGGCGGCTCGGGGCTCGCGGACCAGATGTCCGGAGGCACCGTCGAACGGATCGACTACTTCGGCCCCTCCGCCGGGATGGCGGACGACCCGCTGGATCCGATCCTGATCCTGCTGATCATGATCATCTTCGTGGTACTGCTGCTGCCCGTCGGCGTGTTCATCGCGGCGGCCGTGCGCTTCGGCGGCGAGCGCCGCGACCGTCGGCTCGCGGCACTCAGGCTGGTCGGCGCGGACGGGCGGATGGCGCGCCGGGTCGCGGGCGGCGAGGCGCTTGCCGGCGCGCTGCTCGGTCTCGTCCTCGGCACCGGCTTCTTCCTGGCGGGGCGTCATCTGGCGACTCTGCTGAAGGTGCGGGACATCAGCGTGTTCCCGAGCGACCTCAACCCGTCGATCGCGCTCGCCCTGCTGGTCGCCGTCGCCGTACCGGCAGCGGCGGTCCTGGTCACGCTGTTCGCCCTGCGCGGGGTGGTCATCGAGCCGCTCGGCGTGGTCCGTACGACGAAGCCCCCACGCCGTCGGCTGTGGTGGCGGCTGCTGCTGCCGGTGGGCGGTCTCGCGCTGCTGTACCCGATGGTGGGACAGGGCAACGACAACGGGAACTTCAACGAGTGGATGGTCATCGGCGGCACCGTGCTGCTGCTGGTCGGCGTCACCACGCTGCTGCCCTGGCTGGTCGAGGCCGTGGTGGCCCGGCTGAACTCCGGGTCGGTCTCCTGGCAACTGGCGGTCCGCAGGCTGCAGTTGAGCAGCGGTTCGGCCGCGCGCATGGTCAACGGCATCGCGGTCGCGGTGGCCGGGGCGATCGCGCTGCAGATGCTGTTCGCCGGGGTCGAGGGCGACTACACCGAGCAGACCGGCAACGACCTGAACCGCGCCCAGATGACGATCTCCGTGCACGGCGACGTCCCGCTGAACGACGTCGCCCGGCAGTTGGGCGAGACCGAGGGCGTACGCCAGGCGTCGGCCCTCTCGCTGGGCACGCTAGGCGAGAAGGCGAAGGAACCCGACAACTCGCTGGAGATGGCCGTCGGCAGCTGCGCCGAGCTGCGTGAGGTGGCGCGTCTGAAGTCCTGCCGGGACGGGGACACTTTCCGGATCGTCGGCGCTGAGTACGACGACGGTTCGAAGGAACTCGTCAAGGCGGGCGGCACCCTGTACTTCGACCCGCTCTACAGCGGGTCGACGAGCCACACAGTGGCGTGGAAGGTGCCCAGCGGCGTCAGGACGGCGGCGACGCGCGAGGACCCGACCGGCTACGAGCGCGGCGGCCTGCTGTTCACCCCGGGCGCGCTGCCCGAAGGGGCGGAGGCCGGCCTCGTCCAGCGGGTGTTCCTCTCGCTGGACCCGTCGGTGCCGGACGCCGCGGACTTCGCGCGCAACACGGCCGCGCGGATGGACCCGCTGGCGGACGTGTTCACGCTGGCCGCCAACCGGGAGTCCCTGGAGTTCCGCTCCATCCGCAACGGGCTGTTCGTCGGCGCCACCTGCGTCCTGCTGCTGATCGGCGCGAGCCTGCTGGTCTCCCAACTGGAGCAGCTGCGCGAGCGCAAGAAGCTGCTGTCGTCCCTGGTCGCCTTCGGCACCCGGCGCCGCACGCTCAGCCTTTCGGTGCTCTGGCAGACGGCGATCCCGATCGCGCTGGGCCTGCTGCTGGCGTCGACCGTGGGGCTGATACTGGGCGCCGTCCTGCTGAAGATGACCGGAGCCACGGTGACCGTGGACTGGGCGAGCGTACTGGCGATGACGGGCATCGGCGCCGGGGTCGTCCTCACGGTGACCCTCCTCAGCCTGCCTCCGCTGCTGCGCCTGATGCGCCCGGACGGCCTGCGCACGGAGTGA
- a CDS encoding LysR substrate-binding domain-containing protein, which translates to MTVGKRRQPSLAQLRAFAAVAEHLHFRDAAAAIGMSQPALSGAVSALEETLGVTLLERTTRKVLLSPAGERLAVRAKAVLVEVGALMEEAEAVRAPFTGALRLGVIPTVAPYLLPTVLRLVHDRYPHLDLQVHEEQTASLVDGLTTGRLDLLLLAVPLGVPGVAELPLFDEDFVLVTPLDHWLGGREGIAREALRELNLLLLDEGHCLRDQALDICREAGREDAPVTTTAAGLSTLVQLVAGGLGVTLLPRTALKLETTRSSQLLTGYFADPAPTRRVALAMRTGAARAAEYEELASALRDALRPLPVRVLGAGGG; encoded by the coding sequence CGATCGGTATGAGCCAGCCCGCGCTCTCGGGTGCCGTGTCCGCGCTGGAGGAGACCCTCGGGGTCACGCTCCTGGAGCGTACGACCCGCAAGGTGCTGCTCTCGCCGGCCGGCGAGCGGCTCGCCGTACGGGCGAAGGCGGTGCTGGTGGAGGTCGGGGCGCTGATGGAGGAGGCGGAGGCGGTCAGGGCGCCGTTCACCGGTGCCCTCCGCCTCGGCGTGATCCCCACCGTGGCGCCGTACCTGCTGCCGACGGTGCTGCGGCTCGTCCACGACCGGTATCCGCACCTCGACCTCCAGGTGCACGAGGAGCAGACCGCGAGCCTGGTCGACGGCCTCACCACGGGGCGCCTGGACCTGCTCCTGCTCGCCGTACCGCTCGGGGTGCCCGGTGTCGCCGAACTCCCGCTCTTCGACGAGGACTTCGTGCTCGTCACCCCGCTCGACCACTGGCTCGGCGGCCGGGAGGGGATCGCGCGCGAGGCGCTGCGCGAGCTGAACCTGCTGCTGCTCGACGAGGGGCACTGCCTGCGCGACCAGGCCCTGGACATCTGCCGGGAGGCGGGCCGCGAGGACGCCCCGGTGACCACGACGGCGGCCGGCCTGTCCACGCTGGTCCAGCTGGTCGCGGGCGGACTGGGGGTGACCCTGCTGCCGCGCACCGCCCTCAAGCTGGAGACGACCCGCAGCAGCCAACTCCTCACCGGATACTTCGCCGACCCGGCCCCCACCCGCCGCGTCGCCCTCGCCATGCGAACGGGGGCGGCACGCGCGGCGGAGTACGAGGAACTGGCGTCGGCGTTGCGGGATGCGTTGCGGCCGTTGCCGGTGCGGGTGTTGGGGGCCGGGGGCGGCTGA